A genomic region of Kribbella sp. NBC_00382 contains the following coding sequences:
- a CDS encoding glycoside hydrolase family 16 protein — MSRQRTTIFLAAAASIASIVSGGAAAIGSTGHPGHDSGHCGVLFDDFQYKSATDPQLGAHGWNARTEVGGPGIPGATWPAGNVSFVSTGGQQVAQLRAATNGSAAGTSHAELRRTTMNLRNGTYATRVRYADKPAAGPDGDHINETAFAIGPTKFDYDPIYSELDFTEYLPNGGWGETGPINFQTSYHTFREDPWDARSAADSQERSLDGWHTFVTQVGNGHAKYYIDGKLTADHTVDQDGNTVLPRQDMSMNWNLWFIDLDGHQGTATSEYREQIDWAYYAKNETVSPSQAEARVTKYRKHDTTYQDTMINTGSCENYQPPEH; from the coding sequence ATGTCACGTCAGCGAACGACAATCTTTCTCGCCGCGGCCGCCTCGATCGCCTCGATCGTGAGCGGCGGCGCTGCTGCCATCGGCTCGACCGGTCACCCCGGCCACGACTCAGGTCACTGCGGCGTCCTGTTCGACGACTTCCAGTACAAGTCGGCGACCGATCCTCAGCTCGGCGCCCATGGCTGGAATGCCCGTACCGAAGTAGGTGGGCCAGGCATTCCGGGCGCGACCTGGCCGGCCGGCAACGTCTCCTTCGTCAGTACCGGCGGGCAGCAGGTCGCTCAGCTCCGCGCGGCGACCAACGGGTCCGCCGCCGGCACGAGCCACGCCGAACTCCGCCGGACCACGATGAACCTGCGCAACGGGACCTACGCGACCCGGGTCCGGTACGCCGACAAGCCGGCCGCCGGACCGGACGGCGACCACATCAACGAGACCGCCTTCGCCATCGGCCCGACGAAGTTCGACTACGACCCGATCTACAGCGAACTCGACTTCACCGAATACCTGCCGAACGGCGGCTGGGGAGAAACCGGCCCGATCAATTTCCAGACCAGTTACCACACCTTCCGTGAGGACCCGTGGGACGCGCGCTCCGCGGCCGACAGCCAGGAAAGGTCGCTCGACGGCTGGCACACCTTTGTCACCCAGGTCGGTAACGGCCACGCGAAGTACTACATCGACGGAAAGCTCACGGCCGACCACACCGTCGACCAGGACGGCAACACCGTCCTGCCGCGCCAGGACATGAGTATGAACTGGAACCTGTGGTTCATCGATCTGGACGGGCACCAAGGCACGGCCACCAGTGAGTACCGCGAGCAGATCGACTGGGCGTACTACGCCAAGAACGAGACGGTATCGCCCAGCCAGGCCGAGGCGCGGGTGACGAAGTACCGCAAGCACGACACCACCTACCAGGACACCATGATCAACACCGGGAGCTGCGAGAACTACCAGCCTCCGGAGCACTGA
- a CDS encoding MarR family winged helix-turn-helix transcriptional regulator — MATTTTRHTELVGSLVQLMHVLQDLYAETSRPLGLTPQQAHLLCVLLAGPQGMTDLSRIMSIERSSLTSMVDRLERRSLLARNPHPTDRRASQIALTPDGHTLAAQAHTAFTDRVEALTAGLPPSTRETLTKAVTHITTEAD; from the coding sequence GTGGCGACGACGACAACGAGGCACACCGAGCTGGTCGGCTCCCTGGTGCAACTGATGCACGTCCTCCAGGACCTGTACGCCGAAACGAGCCGCCCGCTAGGCCTCACCCCTCAGCAGGCCCACCTGCTCTGCGTACTCCTGGCCGGCCCCCAGGGCATGACCGACCTGAGCCGCATCATGTCCATCGAACGCTCCAGCCTGACCAGCATGGTCGACCGCCTGGAACGCCGGTCGCTCCTGGCCCGCAACCCCCACCCCACCGACCGCCGAGCCAGCCAAATAGCCCTGACCCCCGACGGCCACACCCTCGCCGCCCAGGCCCACACCGCCTTCACCGACCGCGTCGAGGCCCTCACCGCCGGTCTCCCGCCCAGCACTCGCGAAACCCTCACCAAGGCCGTCACCCACATCACCACCGAGGCGGACTGA
- a CDS encoding LLM class flavin-dependent oxidoreductase, with amino-acid sequence MMNVRFGYGSPDHLREVPEILRLAEQTDRDGLDLFSLSDHPYLPHLLDPYATLSFVLGRTTRIAGLANVTNLPLRPAPVLARTASSLTAISGGRFVLGLGAGGAWDRIETMGVPRVRPAEAVKAFEQAMILVRQLSGGGPAITDPYYGVTALEPSQVPAPPIWTGSNGPKSLAATGRQADGWIPGHAADWLSEIYRQARPIIDEAALSVGRKPSDVATIYNFPGRITAQPLDRVRDEDGRWIGGSPAQWVEELTGAVLDHGAAGFILFPRGSDPFETTLTRWSQEVVPAVRAAIG; translated from the coding sequence ATGATGAACGTGCGCTTTGGGTATGGCTCCCCGGATCACCTCCGGGAGGTGCCGGAGATCCTCCGGCTGGCCGAGCAGACGGATCGGGACGGGCTGGATCTCTTCTCGCTCTCGGATCACCCGTATCTGCCCCACCTCCTCGACCCCTACGCGACGCTTTCCTTCGTACTCGGCCGGACGACTCGCATCGCCGGGCTGGCAAACGTCACCAACCTCCCGCTGCGGCCGGCCCCGGTGCTCGCCCGGACGGCGTCCTCGCTGACCGCCATCTCCGGTGGCCGGTTCGTACTCGGCCTGGGTGCGGGCGGCGCGTGGGACCGGATCGAGACGATGGGCGTTCCCAGAGTCCGCCCGGCGGAGGCGGTGAAGGCGTTCGAGCAGGCGATGATCCTGGTCCGGCAACTCTCCGGCGGTGGTCCCGCGATCACCGACCCGTACTACGGCGTGACCGCGCTCGAGCCTTCCCAGGTACCGGCCCCGCCGATCTGGACCGGATCCAACGGGCCCAAGTCGCTGGCCGCGACCGGTCGTCAGGCTGACGGCTGGATCCCTGGCCACGCAGCCGATTGGCTCAGTGAGATCTACCGTCAGGCCCGCCCGATCATCGACGAGGCAGCCTTGTCGGTTGGCCGCAAACCCTCCGACGTGGCCACCATCTACAACTTCCCCGGCCGGATCACCGCCCAGCCCCTCGACCGCGTCCGCGACGAGGACGGCCGCTGGATCGGCGGCTCGCCGGCGCAATGGGTCGAAGAGCTCACGGGTGCCGTACTAGACCACGGCGCGGCCGGCTTCATCCTCTTCCCCCGAGGCTCCGACCCCTTCGAAACCACCCTCACCCGCTGGTCCCAGGAGGTCGTTCCCGCAGTCCGAGCGGCCATCGGCTGA
- a CDS encoding haloalkane dehalogenase, which produces MATVDVLDSWMYYEEVGSGEPVVFLHGNPTSSYLWRNVFGVVAQGGRRCIAADLIGMGRSGRPELEYRLADHIAYLDGFLAALALDEVTLVGHDWGAVLALDQLRRRPDRVRGVAFLEGHIHPIDRWADFDDGSRELFRRLRDPELAGPLILEQNFFIETVLPAGILRPLTTEELDAYRAPFLDPRDRRTMLVWPREIPIEGDPADVAELVRANQTVISDPAVRKLLIHARPGAVIGPDEVEWCRANGRNLAIADVGPGIHFLPEDRPAEIAAALTNWLEH; this is translated from the coding sequence GTGGCGACGGTCGACGTACTGGACAGCTGGATGTACTACGAGGAGGTCGGCAGCGGTGAGCCGGTCGTCTTCCTGCATGGGAATCCCACGTCTTCGTACCTGTGGCGCAACGTTTTCGGGGTGGTTGCCCAGGGTGGGCGCCGATGCATTGCTGCGGACCTGATCGGTATGGGTCGGTCAGGTCGGCCGGAGCTGGAGTATCGGCTTGCCGATCACATTGCGTATCTCGACGGGTTCCTCGCGGCGCTCGCGCTCGACGAGGTCACGCTGGTCGGGCACGACTGGGGTGCGGTCCTCGCGCTGGATCAATTGCGCCGCCGGCCTGACCGGGTCCGTGGTGTCGCGTTCCTCGAGGGGCATATCCATCCGATCGATCGGTGGGCGGACTTCGACGACGGCAGCCGCGAACTGTTCCGGCGGCTGCGGGACCCGGAGCTCGCCGGGCCACTCATCCTGGAACAGAACTTCTTCATCGAGACCGTCCTCCCGGCGGGGATTCTCCGGCCCCTGACCACCGAGGAACTGGATGCGTACCGCGCGCCGTTCCTCGACCCCCGGGACCGGCGCACGATGCTCGTCTGGCCGCGCGAGATCCCGATCGAGGGCGACCCGGCCGACGTCGCCGAACTCGTTCGCGCCAACCAGACCGTCATCTCGGACCCGGCCGTTCGCAAGCTCCTCATCCACGCCAGACCAGGAGCCGTGATCGGCCCCGACGAGGTCGAATGGTGCCGGGCCAACGGCCGGAACCTGGCCATCGCCGACGTCGGGCCGGGGATCCACTTCCTACCCGAGGACCGTCCCGCCGAGATCGCTGCAGCCCTTACCAACTGGCTGGAGCATTAG
- a CDS encoding agmatine deiminase family protein: MSEIETEAPPAAGLSRRQFVARTSLAAAGLALAGGGLRAVSTHGAAFAALPYQVPAEDALVKRTWMAWPSSTSIWGNLLSGIQGDIAKLANEIVKYNPVILCADGSSAATTARGRVGAGVTVISSIPVNDCWIRDTGPIFRLDGAGGMNAFALNFNGWGNEQTHAKDSLVAQNIATYDGVPLTRASVIGEGGGVVYDGDGTLIANKSSWLDSARNPGKTLAQIEAELLAQYGATKMIWCQGVSNEDITDDHIDSTVLFVRPGVVIVQLSSPSRPTSVWSQDAINTKNILTAATDAKGRRFQVTTIYGPSTLPRIPSSQWSTFFDGYLNCAMTNSAIITAQFGDTQADAAAKAALESAFGKPVVQLNLDHLMGDGGGGAHCVTMNEPLAGPGGPTPTPTPTPGVPTITADRTTVRRGAQINATVTNGPGNPRDWVGLYRASATNSAGGVDEKYLNGGTTPPSTGLTSATITFTAPNTTGTYNFRFFANDAYTLLATTPTFTVT; encoded by the coding sequence ATGAGCGAAATCGAGACCGAGGCGCCACCCGCGGCGGGGTTGTCCCGGCGGCAGTTCGTGGCCCGCACCAGCCTTGCCGCGGCCGGGCTGGCCCTGGCCGGCGGCGGGTTGCGGGCGGTCAGTACCCACGGTGCGGCGTTCGCTGCCCTTCCGTACCAGGTCCCTGCCGAGGATGCCCTGGTGAAGCGGACGTGGATGGCATGGCCTTCCAGTACGTCGATCTGGGGCAACCTGCTGTCCGGGATCCAGGGCGACATCGCCAAGCTGGCCAACGAGATCGTCAAGTACAACCCGGTGATCCTGTGCGCCGACGGCTCGTCCGCGGCGACCACCGCCCGCGGCCGGGTCGGCGCCGGGGTCACCGTGATCAGCTCGATCCCGGTCAACGACTGCTGGATCCGCGACACCGGGCCGATCTTCCGGCTGGACGGCGCCGGCGGGATGAACGCGTTCGCCCTGAACTTCAACGGCTGGGGCAACGAGCAGACCCACGCGAAGGACAGTCTGGTCGCGCAGAACATCGCGACGTACGACGGCGTACCGCTGACCAGGGCGAGCGTCATCGGCGAGGGCGGCGGCGTGGTCTACGACGGCGACGGCACCCTGATCGCCAACAAGAGCTCGTGGCTCGACTCGGCCCGCAACCCGGGCAAGACGCTGGCCCAGATCGAGGCGGAGCTGCTCGCGCAGTACGGCGCGACCAAGATGATCTGGTGCCAGGGCGTCTCGAACGAGGACATCACCGACGACCACATCGACAGCACGGTCCTCTTCGTGCGGCCCGGCGTGGTGATCGTGCAACTCTCCAGCCCGTCCCGGCCGACCAGCGTCTGGTCGCAGGACGCGATCAACACCAAGAACATTCTCACCGCCGCCACCGACGCCAAGGGCCGCCGTTTCCAGGTGACCACAATCTACGGACCGTCGACGCTGCCGCGGATCCCCAGCTCGCAGTGGTCCACGTTCTTCGACGGCTACCTCAACTGCGCGATGACCAACTCGGCGATCATCACCGCCCAGTTCGGCGACACGCAGGCTGACGCGGCGGCCAAGGCAGCGCTGGAGAGCGCCTTCGGCAAACCCGTCGTACAGCTCAATCTCGACCACCTGATGGGCGACGGTGGCGGCGGCGCGCACTGCGTCACCATGAACGAACCCTTGGCCGGCCCCGGCGGCCCCACTCCCACGCCCACTCCGACGCCGGGCGTGCCCACCATCACGGCAGACCGTACGACGGTACGCCGCGGCGCCCAGATCAACGCGACGGTGACGAACGGTCCGGGCAACCCCCGCGACTGGGTCGGCCTCTACCGCGCGAGCGCCACCAACTCCGCCGGCGGCGTCGACGAGAAGTACCTGAACGGCGGCACCACCCCACCATCCACCGGCCTCACCTCGGCCACCATCACCTTCACCGCCCCCAACACCACCGGCACCTACAACTTCCGCTTCTTCGCCAACGACGCCTACACCCTCCTCGCCACCACCCCAACCTTCACCGTCACCTGA
- a CDS encoding TetR/AcrR family transcriptional regulator: MTDRRTQLLQATITVIARRGVRGMRVQEVAKDAGVSVTLLYHYFGSREGLLEAALEAVSDQAGRYAAQAAEGATSARAELVARLVGELRGTDEIQTNSAAWGELRWASVFDERLRPAVHKLTGEWVDEIAELVERVRTEEGSPGSLDAGAVAERLVALVEGLSGRWLTGAVEPEHLQELLADAITIELPPR, from the coding sequence GTGACCGACCGCCGCACGCAGCTCCTTCAGGCCACCATCACCGTCATCGCCCGCCGTGGCGTGCGCGGAATGCGGGTCCAGGAGGTGGCCAAGGACGCCGGTGTCTCGGTGACCCTGCTCTACCACTACTTCGGCAGTCGGGAAGGTCTGCTCGAGGCGGCGCTGGAGGCGGTCAGCGATCAGGCTGGGCGCTATGCGGCCCAGGCCGCGGAAGGTGCGACCTCCGCGCGGGCCGAGCTGGTCGCGCGGCTGGTGGGTGAGCTTCGCGGTACCGACGAGATCCAGACCAACTCGGCGGCGTGGGGTGAACTGCGCTGGGCCTCGGTCTTCGATGAGAGGCTCCGGCCCGCGGTGCACAAGCTCACTGGGGAATGGGTGGACGAGATCGCGGAACTGGTCGAGCGAGTGCGTACCGAGGAGGGCTCGCCAGGCTCCCTCGACGCCGGCGCTGTGGCCGAGCGGCTGGTGGCTCTCGTCGAGGGCCTGTCCGGGCGTTGGCTCACCGGCGCCGTCGAGCCCGAGCACCTGCAGGAACTACTCGCCGACGCGATCACGATCGAGCTCCCACCGCGCTGA
- a CDS encoding ABC transporter permease subunit — MRVLKVRGLMPSLPAFGWLCLFFLLPGALVGVFSLGESSFFGTSPVDLSSPSLGRYGEAASDTFRIVFQNTLQLSIIGTAVCVLLAFPMAYLITTRLTGAWKYAAIAAVVVPYWMPFLLRTYSWRILLGDHGPLTGMLRIDGLGVLDTLAGAQLGVVYNYLPLAVLPIAVALDRLDPALRKAGRDLGASPWRVFWQVTLPAARPGVISAALLVFIPLMGDYVTPSVLGGVKASVVGSLVSSSFLESQDWALGAAAAVLLIALVLVVLGCAALLLRVVTALARIIRPLDLTARYFRAPRRSPDFWSPALRVFGVALCVFLWLPILTIVVYSFNGGRTLPVWSGFSTHWYASVGENTALVHAIGVSLRVAALSTLLAVIVGTLAGAALARASRPLRWSLLSLLLIVFITPEIVSAIGLLLLYVGAGPALSDGTVRLVIAHSVIAVAIVAFVVQARLSSLDPRLPDAAADLGATPVSVFRHVTAPLAAPAVIAAAVLASTASLDDVVASSMLGTVGTTTLPVFVYSTLRNGLRGDAAAASVVMMLGIALGVVLIGWILHRKGQGKSFTDGLVGR; from the coding sequence GTGAGGGTACTCAAGGTCCGCGGGCTGATGCCGTCGCTGCCCGCCTTCGGGTGGCTGTGCCTCTTCTTCCTGCTCCCCGGCGCGTTGGTAGGCGTCTTCAGCCTCGGCGAGTCGTCGTTCTTCGGCACCAGTCCCGTCGACCTGTCGTCCCCTTCGCTCGGCCGGTACGGCGAAGCGGCCAGCGACACCTTCCGCATCGTCTTCCAGAACACCCTCCAGCTCTCGATCATCGGTACCGCGGTCTGCGTCCTGCTCGCGTTCCCGATGGCGTACCTCATCACGACCCGGCTGACCGGCGCCTGGAAGTACGCGGCCATCGCGGCCGTCGTGGTGCCGTACTGGATGCCGTTCCTGCTCCGCACCTACTCCTGGCGCATCCTGCTCGGTGACCACGGGCCGCTGACGGGCATGCTCAGGATCGACGGCCTCGGAGTACTGGACACTCTCGCCGGCGCGCAACTCGGCGTCGTCTACAACTACCTCCCACTCGCCGTGCTGCCGATCGCGGTCGCGCTCGATCGGCTTGACCCGGCGCTGCGCAAGGCTGGACGCGATCTGGGTGCCAGTCCCTGGCGGGTGTTCTGGCAGGTGACCTTGCCGGCCGCACGACCGGGTGTGATCAGCGCGGCTCTACTGGTGTTCATCCCGTTGATGGGTGACTACGTGACTCCTTCGGTGCTCGGTGGGGTGAAGGCATCCGTGGTCGGGTCGCTGGTGAGCAGTTCCTTCCTGGAGAGCCAGGACTGGGCGCTCGGCGCGGCTGCCGCAGTACTGCTGATCGCGTTGGTACTGGTCGTTCTGGGCTGTGCCGCGCTGTTGCTCCGTGTCGTCACGGCTCTCGCCCGGATCATCCGCCCTCTCGACCTGACCGCGCGGTACTTCCGGGCGCCGAGACGGTCGCCCGACTTCTGGAGTCCTGCTCTTCGGGTCTTCGGAGTCGCACTGTGCGTCTTCCTCTGGCTGCCGATCCTCACGATCGTGGTCTACTCCTTCAACGGCGGGCGGACGCTGCCCGTCTGGTCCGGCTTCAGCACCCACTGGTACGCCTCCGTCGGCGAGAACACCGCCCTGGTTCATGCGATCGGAGTCTCGTTGCGGGTGGCGGCGCTCTCCACCCTGCTGGCCGTCATCGTCGGAACGCTCGCCGGTGCCGCGCTCGCCCGAGCTTCGCGGCCGTTGCGATGGAGCCTGCTCAGCCTGCTGCTGATCGTCTTCATCACCCCGGAGATCGTCTCCGCGATCGGCCTCCTGCTCTTGTACGTCGGCGCCGGGCCGGCCCTGTCGGACGGCACTGTCCGGCTGGTGATCGCGCACTCCGTGATCGCCGTCGCGATCGTCGCGTTCGTCGTACAGGCCCGGCTGTCCAGCCTCGATCCGCGGTTGCCGGACGCGGCCGCCGACCTCGGCGCCACGCCGGTGTCGGTCTTCCGCCACGTCACCGCACCACTCGCCGCGCCGGCCGTCATCGCTGCCGCGGTGCTGGCCTCCACGGCATCGCTCGACGACGTCGTCGCCTCCAGCATGCTCGGTACCGTCGGGACGACCACCCTGCCGGTCTTCGTGTACTCGACCCTGCGCAACGGCTTGCGCGGCGATGCGGCCGCCGCGTCGGTCGTGATGATGCTGGGCATCGCGCTGGGCGTCGTACTGATCGGCTGGATCCTCCATCGCAAGGGCCAGGGCAAGTCCTTCACCGACGGGCTGGTGGGCCGATGA
- a CDS encoding polyamine ABC transporter substrate-binding protein, giving the protein MKYRLAALLAAALAMGGLAACGSGDDSAVSAPAPSYPTAVEKGSTLTIYSWADYISPANITAFEKATGVKVKVDAYASAEEAVAKLRLTQGTSGYDLVVMDGSYVPQLVKGNALLPWDKSRLPGVAGLSHTFTGKSWDPTNTYAIPKSGGSTGYVWDSSIIKTPPASWNDFYDAFADPGVKGRTSVIDGAPSFVGSYFWGHGISDQTTQPADYEAAQQYYESKVMQHLKEFNSYPRADIASGDIVLAQAFTGDARGALMDGPKTLRFALGSPKTDLYVDHWVLPKGSKNTAAAHAFVEFLLKPENAAKETEFHGYYTGVQASRTYLPDNLPYKEIVFFDEGVPADRFEPAEVTPARKLAVSTFQRLKAVGSR; this is encoded by the coding sequence ATGAAGTACCGGTTGGCCGCTCTGCTGGCGGCAGCGCTCGCGATGGGCGGGTTGGCCGCCTGCGGCTCGGGCGACGACTCGGCGGTCTCCGCCCCGGCGCCGTCGTACCCGACCGCGGTGGAGAAGGGCTCCACACTGACCATCTACTCGTGGGCCGACTACATCTCGCCCGCGAACATCACCGCCTTCGAGAAGGCGACCGGAGTGAAGGTCAAGGTCGACGCGTACGCCTCTGCCGAGGAAGCGGTGGCGAAGCTTCGCCTCACCCAGGGCACGAGCGGCTACGACCTCGTCGTGATGGACGGTTCCTACGTCCCGCAGCTCGTCAAAGGCAACGCGTTGCTGCCGTGGGACAAGAGCCGGCTGCCGGGCGTCGCGGGTCTTTCACACACCTTCACCGGCAAGTCGTGGGACCCCACCAACACGTACGCGATCCCGAAGTCGGGCGGTTCGACCGGCTACGTCTGGGACAGCTCGATCATCAAGACGCCGCCTGCTTCCTGGAACGACTTCTACGATGCGTTCGCCGACCCAGGCGTCAAAGGCCGTACTTCGGTGATCGACGGCGCGCCGTCCTTCGTCGGCTCGTACTTCTGGGGCCACGGCATCTCCGACCAGACCACCCAACCCGCCGACTACGAGGCGGCGCAGCAGTACTACGAGTCGAAGGTCATGCAGCACCTCAAGGAGTTCAACTCCTATCCCCGCGCCGACATCGCCTCGGGTGACATCGTCCTCGCCCAGGCCTTCACCGGCGACGCCCGCGGCGCCCTCATGGACGGACCGAAGACCCTGCGGTTCGCCCTCGGGTCACCGAAGACCGACCTGTACGTCGACCACTGGGTACTGCCCAAGGGCTCGAAGAACACCGCGGCCGCGCACGCGTTCGTCGAGTTCCTGCTCAAACCCGAGAACGCGGCCAAGGAGACCGAGTTCCACGGCTACTACACCGGCGTCCAGGCATCGCGCACGTACTTGCCCGACAACCTCCCGTACAAGGAGATCGTCTTCTTCGACGAAGGCGTCCCGGCCGATCGATTCGAGCCGGCCGAGGTCACTCCGGCCCGGAAGCTGGCCGTCTCGACCTTCCAACGGCTCAAGGCGGTGGGCTCCCGGTGA